AATTTTCAGAAAAAGCTGAGCACCAATCCGTATCAAAACCCAGTCTCAAAAGGGAAAGGCAAAGAATAGTTGGATTATTTAATTACTTATTTGTTTTAAATTTCCTGAAATACTAAATGACAAAGCTCTAGGCTTGCCTAGGCTAGAAGCTAGGTATACTAGCCTTGACTAGAGAAATGAACAAGCTCAAGCCTATTCTTTCTACAATTATTATTTCCCTATCATTTTCACTAATAGGATGTTCATATAATTCTCAGAATCAAGGTACTCCCGCTCTTTTTGAGACAAAAAGAGAGGCCGAAAAAGCAGCAAAGGATTTCAATTGTACTGGGGCTCATAGAATGGGTGATAAATGGATGCCTTGTAAAAGTCATTCTCCTGATGGAGAGAAAGAACATAACAAGTCGAACAAAGGGCATCACCACCATCACTAAATTTTGAACACTAAATGACAACAAAAAATAGCAGTAATCAAAAAGAGACCGAAGGGCTTTCTCATTGTGGAAGCAAACCAAAAAAAATTGCATTTGGCATAGCACCACTTGGATTCATTTCTATTGGAATTGTTCCCATGGGGATTATTAGCATTGGAATTGTTCCGATGGGTGTCGTTTCTATTGGTTCTGTAGCGATGGGAGTAGTAAATGCCTCAATAGTCGGAATGGGAATATTTTCTGCAGGGATAACAACCATGGGTCTAAAGGTATGGAGTCCAGAACATAATGCTATTCAGGAGTCAATAAATCGTTCTAATTCTCCGTCTTCAAAAAATATATATGCATATCCAACTAAAGCTCAGGCAGAGATCAAAGCCAAAAAGATCGGATGCGTTGGTGTCCACAAGATGGGTAAATTATGGATGCCTTGTGCAACCCATATCAACCCTAACTAGTCTTGAATTGATTAAGAATTTAAAGTTTGATATAAAATCTTTGCAATATATCTACAAAGTTCTCAAATTAATCCCATGTTTTTTATAACAACTTAGGATTTGATTGATTTTAGAAATTGATCTTAATTGATCTAAGAATATATATCTTCAACAAGTATTGAACCCTTTTCACAAATTTGTTGCTGTGATGGAAACTTTTTATCGGAGCAACAACATTCTCCCCTATTTGAATTGTTGATCCAATTAATGATCCCTGTTCGGATTGGTTGAGGACATACTTGTCCTTCTTTAAGGTGATTGATTTCTTCGCTTGTTAAA
The sequence above is drawn from the Prochlorococcus marinus XMU1408 genome and encodes:
- a CDS encoding DUF3721 domain-containing protein, which encodes MNKLKPILSTIIISLSFSLIGCSYNSQNQGTPALFETKREAEKAAKDFNCTGAHRMGDKWMPCKSHSPDGEKEHNKSNKGHHHHH